A section of the Delphinus delphis chromosome 1, mDelDel1.2, whole genome shotgun sequence genome encodes:
- the CCNL2 gene encoding cyclin-L2 isoform X2, translating into MATATATAGAGAPGPAAPAAAAGTPASGGAAPGSQGVLIGDRLYSGVLITLENCLLPDDKLRFTPSMSSGLDTDTETDLRVVGCELIQAAGILLRLPQVAMATGQVLFQRFFYTKSFVKHSMEHVSMACVHLASKIEEAPRRIRDVINVFHRLRHLREKKKPVPLLLDQDYVNLKNQIIKAERRVLKELGFCVHVKHPHKIIVMYLQVLECERNRHLVQTSWVASEGK; encoded by the exons ATGGCGACGGCGACGGCGACGGCCGGGGCCGGGGCTCCGGGACCGGCGGCCCCCGCGGCAGCGGCCGGCACGCCGGCCTCCGGGGGCGCAGCTCCGGGGTCGCAGGGGGTGCTAATTGGGGACCGGCTGTACTCCGGGGTGCTCATCACTCTGGAGAACTGCCTCCTGCCGGACGACAAGCTCCGCTTCACGCCGTCCATGTCGAGTGGCCTCGACACTGACACGGAGACCGACCTCCGCGTGGTGGGCTGCGAGCTCATCCAGGCGGCCGGCATCCTGCTCCGCCTGCCGCAG GTTGCCATGGCTACCGGGCAGGTGTTGTTCCAGCGGTTCTTCTACACCAAGTCCTTTGTGAAGCATTCCATGGAG CACGTGTCAATGGCCTGTGTTCACTTGGCCTCCAAGATAGAAGAGGCTCCAAGACGGATACGGGACGTCATCAACGTGTTTCATCGCCTTCGACACCTGAGAGAGAAAAA AAAACCTGTGCCTCTACTGTTGGATCAAGATTATGTTAACTTAAAGAATCAAATTATCAAGGCAGAAAGGCGAGTTCTCAAAGAGTTGGGTTTCTGCGTCCATGTGAAGCACCCTCACAAG ATAATCGTTATGTACCTTCAGGTGTTAGAGTGTGAGCGTAACCGACACCTGGTCCAGACCTCATG GGTAGCCTCTGAGGGTAAGTGA
- the CCNL2 gene encoding cyclin-L2 isoform X1 encodes MATATATAGAGAPGPAAPAAAAGTPASGGAAPGSQGVLIGDRLYSGVLITLENCLLPDDKLRFTPSMSSGLDTDTETDLRVVGCELIQAAGILLRLPQVAMATGQVLFQRFFYTKSFVKHSMEHVSMACVHLASKIEEAPRRIRDVINVFHRLRHLREKKKPVPLLLDQDYVNLKNQIIKAERRVLKELGFCVHVKHPHKIIVMYLQVLECERNRHLVQTSWNYMNDSLRTDVFVRFQPESIACACIYLAARTLEIPLPNRPHWFLLFGATEEEIQEICLKILQLYTRKKVDLTHLEGEVEKRRYALDEAKAQAKGLLPGGTQVLDSTSRFSPAPKPAESPKEGQGDKPSPLSVKNARRKVEGVKRAKADSPVNGLPRGRGARSRSGSHEQSYSRSPSPSASPKRRKSDSGSTSGGSKSQSRSRSRSDSPPRQAHRGAPYKGSKVRSYRRSKDCKYSAQKPHKSQSRSSSRSRSRSRERADNSGKYKKKSHYCRDQRRERSRSYERAGHRYERDHPGHSRHRR; translated from the exons ATGGCGACGGCGACGGCGACGGCCGGGGCCGGGGCTCCGGGACCGGCGGCCCCCGCGGCAGCGGCCGGCACGCCGGCCTCCGGGGGCGCAGCTCCGGGGTCGCAGGGGGTGCTAATTGGGGACCGGCTGTACTCCGGGGTGCTCATCACTCTGGAGAACTGCCTCCTGCCGGACGACAAGCTCCGCTTCACGCCGTCCATGTCGAGTGGCCTCGACACTGACACGGAGACCGACCTCCGCGTGGTGGGCTGCGAGCTCATCCAGGCGGCCGGCATCCTGCTCCGCCTGCCGCAG GTTGCCATGGCTACCGGGCAGGTGTTGTTCCAGCGGTTCTTCTACACCAAGTCCTTTGTGAAGCATTCCATGGAG CACGTGTCAATGGCCTGTGTTCACTTGGCCTCCAAGATAGAAGAGGCTCCAAGACGGATACGGGACGTCATCAACGTGTTTCATCGCCTTCGACACCTGAGAGAGAAAAA AAAACCTGTGCCTCTACTGTTGGATCAAGATTATGTTAACTTAAAGAATCAAATTATCAAGGCAGAAAGGCGAGTTCTCAAAGAGTTGGGTTTCTGCGTCCATGTGAAGCACCCTCACAAG ATAATCGTTATGTACCTTCAGGTGTTAGAGTGTGAGCGTAACCGACACCTGGTCCAGACCTCATG GAACTACATGAATGACAGCCTTCGCACAGACGTTTTTGTGAGGTTCCAGCCTGAGAGCATCGCCTGTGCCTGCATCTATCTTGCTGCCCGGACACTGGAG ATCCCTTTGCCCAATCGTCCCCattggtttcttttgtttggagcaaCTGAAGAAGAAATTCAAGAAATCTGCTTAAAAATTCTGCAGCTATATACTCGGAAAAAG GTTGACCTGACCCACCTGGAAGGTGAAGTGGAGAAGCGCAGGTACGCCCTTGACGAGGCAAAGGCACAAGCCAAGGGCCTGTTGCCTGGCGGCACCCAGGTGCTGGACAGCACGTCGCGGTTCTCACCTGCCCCCAAGCCGG CGGAATCCCCCAAGGAAGGCCAAGGAGACAAACCTTCCCCACTCTCTGTGAAGAATGCCCGGAGGAAAGTGGAGGGCGTGAAGAGAGCCAAGGCCGACAGCCCGGTGAACGG CTTGCCGAGGGGGCGAGGGGCTCGAAGTCGGAGTGGGAGTCACGAGCAGAGTTATTCCAGGTCCCCGTCGCCATCCGCTTCTCCTAAGAGAAG GAAAAGCGACAGCGGCTCTACATCTGGCGGGTCCAAGTCACAGAGCCGCTCACGGAGCCGGAGTGACTCCCCACCCAGACAGGCCCATCGGGGCGCTCCCTACAAAGGCTCCAAAGTAAGGAGCTACCGGAGGTCCAAGGACTGCAAGTACTCTGCCCAGAAGCCACACAAGTCTCAGAGCCGGAGCTCCTCCCGCTCTCGGAGCCGCTCACGGGAACGGGCGGATAATTCTggaaaatacaagaagaaaagtCATTACTGTAGAGACCAGCGACGGGAGCGTTCTCGCTCTTACGAGCGAGCGGGCCATCGCTATGAGCGGGACCACCCCGGGCACAGCAGGCACCGGAGGTGA